A window of the Legionella adelaidensis genome harbors these coding sequences:
- the ssb gene encoding single-stranded DNA-binding protein, protein MARGINKVILIGNVGTDPEVRYLPNGNAVATLSVATSETWKDKQTGDKQERTEWHRVVCFNRLGEIAGEYIRKGTKLYVEGSLRTRKWQDQQGQDRYTTEIVAADIQMLDSKGGPSSNNFNEAPPAHATSGKQSTPAPAHEAFEDLDDDIPF, encoded by the coding sequence ATGGCACGCGGGATAAATAAAGTAATTTTAATCGGCAACGTAGGTACAGACCCTGAAGTTCGTTACCTACCTAATGGCAACGCAGTAGCTACGCTTTCCGTTGCTACCAGTGAAACCTGGAAAGATAAGCAAACAGGAGATAAACAAGAACGCACTGAATGGCATCGCGTCGTCTGTTTTAACCGTTTAGGCGAAATTGCGGGAGAATATATACGAAAAGGAACCAAGCTTTATGTAGAAGGAAGCTTACGGACTCGCAAATGGCAAGATCAACAAGGCCAGGATCGCTATACTACAGAAATCGTAGCGGCAGATATTCAAATGTTAGACAGTAAAGGAGGGCCCTCTAGCAATAACTTTAATGAAGCCCCTCCTGCTCACGCAACTAGCGGAAAGCAATCCACTCCAGCACCTGCCCACGAAGCTTTTGAAGACCTAGACGACGACATTCCTTTTTAA